One region of Natrinema salaciae genomic DNA includes:
- a CDS encoding DUF1684 domain-containing protein, whose product MSTDWRRAIQTQRTEKDRYFGSDPRSPIPDAERESFDGLEYYPIDGEYRFELPLDEYDDPERVTVGTSTDGERAYLRWGEFRVTVDGDDVALQAYKSDPADDRLWVPFRDATSGDETYGAGRYLDLEYDSHRTSEGNWVLDFNEAYNPTCAYSDRYECPLPPTENWLEVPIEAGEKAFR is encoded by the coding sequence ATGTCCACTGACTGGCGACGAGCGATCCAAACGCAACGGACGGAGAAAGACCGATACTTCGGCAGCGATCCCCGCTCGCCGATCCCCGACGCGGAGCGCGAGTCGTTCGACGGCCTCGAGTACTACCCGATCGACGGGGAGTACCGGTTCGAACTGCCGCTCGACGAGTACGACGATCCCGAACGCGTCACCGTCGGGACGAGTACCGACGGCGAGCGGGCGTACCTGCGCTGGGGCGAGTTCCGCGTCACCGTCGACGGCGACGACGTCGCACTCCAGGCCTACAAGTCCGATCCGGCCGACGACCGACTCTGGGTCCCGTTCCGCGACGCAACCAGCGGCGACGAGACCTACGGCGCCGGCCGGTACCTCGACCTCGAGTACGACAGCCATCGGACGAGCGAGGGGAACTGGGTCCTCGACTTCAACGAGGCGTACAACCCGACCTGCGCCTACTCGGACCGGTACGAGTGTCCCCTCCCGCCGACGGAGAACTGGCTCGAGGTGCCGATCGAGGCCGGCGAGAAGGCGTTTC